CGAGTCAGATCTCGCTTCCCGGGCGCTTCCTGGTCTACGTGCCGGGCGGCGCGATGAACGGGATCTCCCGCAAACTCCCCGACACCGAGCGCGCGCGTCTCAAGAAGATCCTCAAGGAGGTGCTGCCGAGCGGCGCCGGCGTGATCGTGCGCACGGCCGCGGAGGGGGCGAGCGAGGATCAGCTGACCCACGACGTCCAGCGGCTGACCCGGCAGTGGGAGTCGATCCGCAGCCGCGTCGAGAAGGGCGGCGGGCCGGTGCTGCTGCATTCCGAGCCCGACATGCTCATCAAGATCGTGCGCGATGTCTTCAACGAGGATTTCCACCGTCTGCGCATCGCTGGTGACGACACCTACGCGACCATCGAGAACTACCTCTCGCAGGTCGCCCCCGACCTGCTGCAGCGCGTCGAGCGCTACGAGGGCGAGCGCGACATCTTCGACGAGTTCCGCGTCACCGAGCAGATCGCGAAGGCGCTCGACCGCAAGGTGTGGCTGCCCTCGGGCGGTTCGCTCGTGATCGACCGCACCGAGGCGATGACCGTCGTCGACGTGAACACCGGCAAGTTCGTGGGGTCGGGCGGCAATCTCGAGGAGACCGTCACGAAGAACAACCTCGAGGCCGCCGAGGAGATCGTGCGTCAGCTGCGGCTGCGCGACATCGGCGGGATCATCGTGGTCGACTTCATCGACATGGTGCTCGAGTCGAACCGCGATCTGGTGCTGCGGCGCCTCGTGGAGTGCCTGAGTCGAGACCGTACGAAGCACCAGGTCGCGGAGGTCACCTCGCTCGGCCTCGTGCAGATGACCCGCAAGAAGCTGGGTCTCGGCCTGCTCGAATCGTTCAGCGAGCCCTGCGAGGTCTGCGCCGGGCGCGGCGTGATCGTGCACCACGAACCCGTCGCGAAGCACCGCAGCGAGGGGGCTCCCCGCAACTCCAAGCGGAGCAAGGGCGCGCAGTCCCACTCGAACCAGCACGACGCCAAGAATCAGACGCACGCGATCACCGACGGTGCGAAGAACATGCTCGCCCAGGTGGCCGCGTCCACGATTCAGGGTTCGAAGGCCGCGGATCGCGCCGAGAACGGCGGTGAGGGCGAGGCCGTCGAGTCTGCCGCTCCGCAGCGATCCGCGAGAGACGGACGTGAGCGCCGGGCCCCGCGGGAGTCCTCGGATCTCACGGGCCGGGTGTCGTCGCGGGGGGCCCGCGAGCAGGCCGGGAGGGAGCCGGCGGATTCCGGGGCCTCGGCCGCCGGCGGCACGCTGCTCGATTCCGTGCTCGACGCCCTGCCCGAGGCACCGAGCGCCGGCACCGGCCGTGCTCGGAATCGTCGTGTCTCGACGGCTCCGCTGCGCGGAGGGATCGAGAAGCCCGTCGCGTCGAAGGACGACGACGCGGTGAAATCTGCCCAGCGGGTGCTCGCGGAGGCGCTCGACGCCACCGCGCGCCGGAAGGGTGCGGGGCAGGAGTGACACGCTGCGCGGCCTATTTGACCGCGCGGGGTAGTTCAAGATATTATTGAGCGTTGGTGTCACCCGATGGGTGACGACACCTCAGACTTCGAAGGCGGCGCGGCTGCGCTTCGACACGGAAGAAAATCCTCAAGAAAAGGGTGACAAGTGGTTTACGCAGTAGTGCGCGCAAGCGGCCGTCAGGAGAAGGTCGAGGTTGGCTCGATCATCACTGTGAATCGTGTGGCGGGCGACGCCGAGGGCAAGCTCGAGCTTCCCGCAGTGCTCCTCGTTGATGGCGACAAGGTGACGACCGATGCCTCGGCTCTCGCCAAGGTGAAGGTGACCGCAGAGGTGCTCAACGACCTTCGCGGCCCGAAGATCGTCATCCAGCGTTACAAGAACAAGACCGGTTACAAGAGCCGCCAGGGTCACCGTCAGGACCTGACCCGCCTCAAGGTCACCGGCATCAAGTAACCGCGTATCACTGAAGGAGTAGAGACTCATGGCACATAAGAAGGGCGCAAGCTCGACCCGCAACGGTCGCGATTCGAACCCCCAGTACCTCGGTGTGAAGCGCTTCGGCGGCCAGCAGGTCGGCGCGGGCGAGATCATCGTCCGCCAGCGCGGCACCAAGTTCCACCCCGGTGCGAACGTCGGTCGCGGCGGCGACGACACCCTGTTCGCACTGGCGGCCGGCGCGGTCGAGTTCGGTGTGAAGGGCGGCCGCAAGGTCGTCAACATTGTGGCTGCTGCCTAAGTTTCAGGCACACAACGGCGAGGCGGGCTTCGGCTCGCCTTTTGCCGTATCTAGCGAGGGAATTCGAGTATGGTGACGTTCGTCGATCGGGTGCAGGTGCACCTCCAGGCCGGGCGCGGCGGCAACGGCTGCGTGTCGGTTCGACGGGAGAAGTTCAAGCCGCTCGCGGGGCCTGACGGCGGCGCCGGCGGGCACGGCGGCGACATCGTGATCGTCGCCGACCCCCAGGTGACCACCCTGCTCGAGTACCATCGCCGCCCGCACCGCACCGCTGAGAACGGCGGCTACGGCGCAGGCGGGTACCGCGAGGGCACGCACGGCGCGGAGCTGGTGCTGCCGGTGCCCGTCGGCACGGTGGTGAAGGACGAGGCGGGGGAGACCCTCGTCGACCTCACCGAGCCCGGCACCCGCTTTGTCGCCGCCAAGGGCGGTATCGGGGGCCTCGGCAACAACCAGCTCGCGAGCGCCAAGCGCAAGGCGCCCGGCTTCGCGCTGCTCGGCACCGAGGGCAAGAGCTGCACCGTGACCCTCGAGCTGAAGACCATCGCCGACGTGGCGCTCGTCGGCTACCCCTCCGCCGGCAAGTCGAGCCTCATCGCCGCGATGAGCGCGGCGCGGCCGAAGATCGCCGACTACCCCTTCACCACGCTGCACCCGAATCTGGGCGTCGTGCAGGTCGCCGACCATCGCTTCACGGTGGCCGACGTGCCCGGCCTGATCGAGGGCGCGAGCGAGGGCAGAGGGCTCGGGCTCGACTTCCTCCGCCACGTCGAGCGCTGCAGCGCACTGCTGCACGTGCTCGACTGCGCCACGCTCGAGCCCGGCCGCGATCCGCTCTCCGATCTCGAGGTGATCCGGGCGGAGCTCGCCGCGTACTCCGTGCCCGAGGGGCAGGTTCCGCTGCTGGAGCGGCCCCAGCTCGTCGCGCTCAACAAGATCGACGTGCCCGAGGCCAGGGAGCTGGCCGACTTCGTGCGACCCGAGCTCGAGGCTCAGGGCTATCGCGTGTTCGAGATCTCCACCGTGTCGCACGAGGGCCTGCGCGAGTTGAGCTTCGCGCTCGCCGAGCTGGTCGAGGCTGCGCGGGATCGCGAGCTCGCCGAGGCCGAGCAGCACCCCCGCATCGTGCTGCAGCCGAAGGCGGTCGACGACGGCGGTTTCCGCGTGGTCACCGAGGGCGGCAGTTACGGCACCATCTACCGCATCCTCGGCGTCAAGCCCGAGCGCTGGGTCGAGCAGACCGACTTCACGAACGACGAGGCCGTCGGCTACCTGGCCGATCGACTGCAGAAGCTCGGCATCGAGGATGCGCTGGTGAAGGCGGGCGCGACCGCGGGTTCGACCGTGGTGATCGGACCGGGATCCGGCGTGGTCTTCGACTGGGAGCCGACCGTCACGAGCGCAGCCGAGGTGCAGATGGGGTCGCGCGGCACCGACCTGCGCGTCGATCAGAACGAGCGTCGCACCAACAAGCAGCGCCGGGTCGAGTACCACGGCCTCATGGACGCGAAGGCCGAAGCGCGCGCCGAGCTACAGCGCGAGCGCGAGGCGGGGATGTGGGAGAGCGAGTCGTGACCTCCGAGGTGCTCACGACCGGCGAGGGGCTGCTCAGCGCGCGCCGCGTCGTGGTGAAGGTGGGATCCTCGTCCGTCAGCGGCGACAACGCGACGCAGATCCCGCATCTGGTCTCGTGCCTCGCCAGGCTCTACAAGGCCGGGGCGCAGGTGATCCTCGTCTCCAGCGGCGCGATCGCGACCGGTGTGCCCTTCCTGCGCCTCGAGGAGCGGCCCGAGGATCTCGCGACCCAGCAGGCGGCGGCGGCGGTCGGTCAGAACATCCTCGTGAACCGCTATCAGCGGGCGCTGACGGCGCACGAGATCATCGCGGGCCAGGTGCTGCTCACTGCGCACGACATGGAGAATCCCACGCACCGGGGCAACGCCCGGCGCTCGATCGAGCGGTTGCTGCAGCTCGGGATCCTCCCTATCATCAACGAGAACGACACCGTGGCGACCCACGAGATCCGCTTCGGCGACAACGATCGGCTCGCGGCTCTCGTGGCGCGGCTCGTGGGCGCCGATCGGCTCGTACTGCTCTCCGACGTGGATGCCCTGTACACGGCGCCGCCGATGATGGCGGGCGCCGAGCGCATCGAGTACGTGCCCTACGGCGATCCGCTCGATGGGATCGAGATCGGCGAATCGCAGTCGGGCTGGGGCACCGGCGGCGCCGCCACGAAGGTGCAGGCCGCGCGCCTCGCCGCGGACGCGGGCACGGCGGTGCTGCTCACCGAGACGAAGCTGCTCTCGGCGGTGCTCGACGGCGAACGGTACGGCACTCATTTCGGGGCGAAGGACCTCGGTGAATCGGTAGGCTAGGGGCATGTCCCAGGCTGATCCCCTTCTGCACAAGCTCGAGCTCGCCCGCGCCGCCTCGAAGCGACTCGCGACCGTCACCACCACCCAGAAGAACGCGGCGCTCGAGGCCATCGCCGTCGAGCTCGAGAACGGCGTCGACGAGGTCGTCGCCGCGAACGCGAAGGACCTGGAGCGCGGTGTCGAGAACGGCATCGGAGAGGGACTGCTGGATCGCCTTCGTCTCGACGAGGAGCGTCTGCGCGGCCTCGCCGCCGCCGTGCGCGAGGTGATCGCGCTGCCCGATCCCGTCGGCCAGGTGGTACGGGGGAGCACCCTCGCGAACGGCATCGCGATCAGCCAGGTGCGCGTGCCCTTCGGCGTCGTCGGCGCCATCTACGAGGCCCGGCCGAACGTCACGGTCGATATCGCGGCCCTCGCCCTCAAGAGCGGCAACGGTGCGGTGCTGCGCGGCGGAAGCGCCGCCGAGCACTCGAACCGCGTGCTCGTCTCGCTGATCCAGCGCGCCATCAGCCGCGCCGGCCTCGACGGCGACGCGGTGCAGACCATCGACGAGTTCGGTCGCGAGGGCGCCTCGCGCCTGATGCGGGCCCGCGGATACATCGACGTGCTGATCCCGCGCGGCAGCGCCGGCCTGATCTCGACCGTGGTCAACGAATCGACCGTGCCCGTCATCGAGACGGGGTCGGGGATCGTGCACGTGTACGTCGATGCGAGCGCCGACGAGGAGATGGCCGTGTCGGTCGTCAAGAACGCGAAGACGCACCGTCCCAGTGTGTGCAACGCCGCCGAAACGCTGCTCGTGCATCG
This DNA window, taken from Leucobacter tenebrionis, encodes the following:
- a CDS encoding Rne/Rng family ribonuclease gives rise to the protein MVKNTTEEHHEDAVDEENAGLDEQAPTEQASTEQASTEQVPTEPEAKADEPETADGKSASEAPNLLLPLADMTPEERFRATTRLIFLAPDVPPVQPRPRRIEWRRNEPLQRQGERHQGELSQLDDLLDQQFQRDDEPERDGGSRRTRRRSGERENGSDDESSRRRERQAPVVTEPQKVKGSTRLEAKKQRRRDGRDAGRRRMVITESEFLARRESVDREMIVRTTADRVQIGVLEDKVLVEHYVARSSESSLIGNVYLGRVQNVLPSMEAAFVDIGRGRNAVLYSGEVDWSEFEGGNTARRIENALKPGDQVLVQVTKDPVGHKGARLTSQISLPGRFLVYVPGGAMNGISRKLPDTERARLKKILKEVLPSGAGVIVRTAAEGASEDQLTHDVQRLTRQWESIRSRVEKGGGPVLLHSEPDMLIKIVRDVFNEDFHRLRIAGDDTYATIENYLSQVAPDLLQRVERYEGERDIFDEFRVTEQIAKALDRKVWLPSGGSLVIDRTEAMTVVDVNTGKFVGSGGNLEETVTKNNLEAAEEIVRQLRLRDIGGIIVVDFIDMVLESNRDLVLRRLVECLSRDRTKHQVAEVTSLGLVQMTRKKLGLGLLESFSEPCEVCAGRGVIVHHEPVAKHRSEGAPRNSKRSKGAQSHSNQHDAKNQTHAITDGAKNMLAQVAASTIQGSKAADRAENGGEGEAVESAAPQRSARDGRERRAPRESSDLTGRVSSRGAREQAGREPADSGASAAGGTLLDSVLDALPEAPSAGTGRARNRRVSTAPLRGGIEKPVASKDDDAVKSAQRVLAEALDATARRKGAGQE
- the rplU gene encoding 50S ribosomal protein L21; translated protein: MVYAVVRASGRQEKVEVGSIITVNRVAGDAEGKLELPAVLLVDGDKVTTDASALAKVKVTAEVLNDLRGPKIVIQRYKNKTGYKSRQGHRQDLTRLKVTGIK
- the rpmA gene encoding 50S ribosomal protein L27; this translates as MAHKKGASSTRNGRDSNPQYLGVKRFGGQQVGAGEIIVRQRGTKFHPGANVGRGGDDTLFALAAGAVEFGVKGGRKVVNIVAAA
- the obgE gene encoding GTPase ObgE produces the protein MVTFVDRVQVHLQAGRGGNGCVSVRREKFKPLAGPDGGAGGHGGDIVIVADPQVTTLLEYHRRPHRTAENGGYGAGGYREGTHGAELVLPVPVGTVVKDEAGETLVDLTEPGTRFVAAKGGIGGLGNNQLASAKRKAPGFALLGTEGKSCTVTLELKTIADVALVGYPSAGKSSLIAAMSAARPKIADYPFTTLHPNLGVVQVADHRFTVADVPGLIEGASEGRGLGLDFLRHVERCSALLHVLDCATLEPGRDPLSDLEVIRAELAAYSVPEGQVPLLERPQLVALNKIDVPEARELADFVRPELEAQGYRVFEISTVSHEGLRELSFALAELVEAARDRELAEAEQHPRIVLQPKAVDDGGFRVVTEGGSYGTIYRILGVKPERWVEQTDFTNDEAVGYLADRLQKLGIEDALVKAGATAGSTVVIGPGSGVVFDWEPTVTSAAEVQMGSRGTDLRVDQNERRTNKQRRVEYHGLMDAKAEARAELQREREAGMWESES
- the proB gene encoding glutamate 5-kinase translates to MGERVVTSEVLTTGEGLLSARRVVVKVGSSSVSGDNATQIPHLVSCLARLYKAGAQVILVSSGAIATGVPFLRLEERPEDLATQQAAAAVGQNILVNRYQRALTAHEIIAGQVLLTAHDMENPTHRGNARRSIERLLQLGILPIINENDTVATHEIRFGDNDRLAALVARLVGADRLVLLSDVDALYTAPPMMAGAERIEYVPYGDPLDGIEIGESQSGWGTGGAATKVQAARLAADAGTAVLLTETKLLSAVLDGERYGTHFGAKDLGESVG
- a CDS encoding glutamate-5-semialdehyde dehydrogenase; the encoded protein is MSQADPLLHKLELARAASKRLATVTTTQKNAALEAIAVELENGVDEVVAANAKDLERGVENGIGEGLLDRLRLDEERLRGLAAAVREVIALPDPVGQVVRGSTLANGIAISQVRVPFGVVGAIYEARPNVTVDIAALALKSGNGAVLRGGSAAEHSNRVLVSLIQRAISRAGLDGDAVQTIDEFGREGASRLMRARGYIDVLIPRGSAGLISTVVNESTVPVIETGSGIVHVYVDASADEEMAVSVVKNAKTHRPSVCNAAETLLVHRDAAERLLPRLAGELIGAGVELSGDEAARSAVAGVLAADEETWATEHHALEMGVKVVDSLDEALAHIERYSTRHTEAIVTQDYANAERFLAEVDSAVVMVNASTRFTDGGEFGFGAEVGISTQKLHARGPMGLPELTSTKWLVRGAGQIR